The genomic segment ATGCACCATGGCTCAACGGGGAATAGATGACCATCTACGTTAATTAAAGTATGCAGAGCGGAGTGGCGGTGTTTAAGCCGCCTGTTGCTGGGACTGTAATGAATGCGCATGGCCACCATCCACGGTTTTCCGTGATGTTACGAATGTGAGACCATTGTTCACTGCTGAGGGTCGGTGTACGGGAAAGTATGAATCCTGAGGAGCGGCTTGGGCTGCCGACGATCGCCAGTGAATAGTCATCTTCGATATAGGTCACGCGGTAGTTTGCCTGATTGTCTTCACTCTGAAATGGAACGCCGGGGAAACTAACCTTTAGTGAAGCATTGGAAACTACTTTAGCGCTGCCTTCAATGACTGACGGTCCAAAAAGGGTGCCACAGCTGTTAGTCACGGAGATTGTACTTGAGTCGATCATGCCATATTCGGCGGTAGTGTCATGGGAGCACTGTAGTGAGTATGGCTGGGGAATGGCTGCTATTTGGTACCACGTGCCTTGGTAGCGTTCGAGGTCAATGCTGTTCTCAACTTCAGGCAGGGCTTGGTTTTCGGGTACTGAACTTAGGTTAGATACCTGCGAGGAGCCACCTGCAAGTCGTCCACCATCAAAAATGTCTTGGGCGTGTGCCGTGGCTATTCCGAAAATTGAAATGGCTGAGAGTAGTGCTGTGGTGACAAGTTTGCTTGAAATGCGCATAAACTAAATCCTTTCTTTATGTTTATATTAACTCAAGAGTTACTACTGCTAAAAGTATAGTACGTAGTTGTAGATGAGTGAAGAATTTCATAGAAATCGCAATTGATTCCCGAAAGACCCAAGAGAAAAATCGCACGATTTGCCTATACTTGCGCTCATGGATAATCAACTTCGCCCCACTTTGCATTATCAAGCTAAAAACCCGCACCAGCGAGTACTGGTCACCGGTGCGACAGGCTACATTGGCGGCAGGTTGATTACTGAATTACTTGCTGCCGGTTTCCAAGTTCGAGCCACCTCCAGGAAAAAAACAAGTCTTCAGCGCTTTGACTGGTACCAGGACGTCGAGGCAGTGGAAGCTGATCTGACTGACTCGACTGAGTTAGGTACCTTACTTAAGGATGTAGACGTTGTTTTCTATCTAGTGCATTCCATGGGAGGTAAGAATGTTGATTTTGAAGAGCAAGAGCAACGCACTGCTGAAAATGTAATCCAAGCTGCTGATCAAGCCGGGATAAAACAGATTGTCTACCTTTCCGGCTTACACCCGCGTAATCGAAAAATAGAAGAATTATCTAAGCATATGCGCTCGCGGGAGAAAGTTGCCCAGATCTTGCTGGCTGGCCAGACACCAGCATTAATTTTAAGGGCGGCCACCATCATTGGTTCCGGTTCTGCATCTTTTGAAATAATTCGTCATCTCACGGAGCGTTTGCCTAGGATGATTGCGCCTCAGTGGATCACTAACCAGATTGAACCTCTAGCGATACGTGATGTCCTGCATTACTTGATCTCGGCGGTCGATTTAGCAAATCCAGTCAACCACTCCTGCGATATCGGGTGTGGTAAATCCTATGAATTTGCGGAACTATTGCGTATCTATGCTGATGTCCGAGGGCTGAAACGTCATGTGAATTCAGTTCCCCTCAACCTGCCTATGGATAAGCTGTCTGGCCTGTGGATTAGTTTAGTTACACCTGTTCCATATCAACTGTCTTTTCCATTGGCGCAATCAATGGCAGAAGATGCCGTCACCGAAGAGCACAGCATCAAAGATATTATTCCAGATCCACCCGATGGATTTATTGAGTATCGGGAAGCAGTAGAACTGGCGTTAGCTGCGGAATCTGACCGTGGAGTCCCAACGTCCTGGGACCGTAGTTGGACCATACAACAGCCGTGGGCCAGCCAGCCGACTGATCCAGAGTGGGCAGGTAAATCAGTTTATGAAGATGTCCGCACGGAAGATACTGATCTTCAAGCAGCTCAAGTCTGGCCGATTATTGAAGGTTTGGGTGGCGCTAACGGCTGGCATTCTGCACCATTGCTATGGCGACTAAGAGGTATCGCTGACCGACTCATTGGTGGCCCAGGCCTGGGCGGACGGCGGGATCCCCGGCATTTGAAACTTGGTGATCGCATCGATTGGTGGCGTGTCACTGAAATCGATCCACCGAATAGATTAGTGCTCACCGCAGAGATGAAAGTAGATGGCGACGCTTGGCTTATCCTTGAAGTCAAGGACAATGAAGGCGGCGGATGTACTTATACCCAGCGCGCAGTGTTCGAACCAAAGGGGCTGCCCGGTTACCTCTATTGGTGGGTTGTCTCACCTTTCCATGCGATTATATTTCCTTATATGCGTTCGAATATTTTGAAAGCTGCGCATAAACTTATTTAATTGCCGTGTAGGCGTCTAAGGCGATTTGACGGGACTCTTTCAGATCTACGATGGGATCCGGATAGGCCGGTGTTCCATATTCGGGTATCCAGCGACGAATATAGGTTTCATCTGGATCAAATTTTTTCGCTTGGGTGGCAGGATTAAAAATACGGAAATAAGGAGAAGCATCATCTCCGCTGCCAGCGGCCCATTGCCAGTTAAAAGCATTAGAAGCAGGATCAGCATCTACTAGAGTTTCCCAAAACCATTCTTCGCCATGACGCCAATGGATCTGGAGATTCTTGGTTAAAAAACTAGCTACTACCATTCTGGCGCGATTGTGCATTGATCCGGTGGACCACAATTCTCGCATGCCCGCATCGACTAGCGGAATTCCTGTTTTTCCTGCACGCCATGCTGCTAAATCCTCATGGAATTGGTCAGCCTTGGTGGAAGTAAGAGGGGTGGATGGAGTGTTAAGTTTATCTTTTTCACTCGGGTCCCAGGACCATCCGAAACGATTAAATTGCGTACGAACGTTTTGCGTGTCCATGTGCGGCAGGGCGTAAAGTCGATGCCACGCAAAATCTCTCCAGAGAAGTTCTTTAAGAAATAACTCAGTTCCTTCAGAGTCTATTGCTGCAGTCTCTGCCCACACGCGGTGGATGCTGATCTCACCAAATCTTAGATGAGCAGATAATTTACTCGTAGCGGATCGAGCTAAGCTGTCTCGAGCTTGCGGGTAGTCCTGTAGATGTTCCAAAAAATCAAAGAGTTTTTCCGAAGCATTTTTTTCACCGGGAGCACAGTCCTTAACTAACTTTGTCGCCCAAAAAGGTTGCTCTATTTCTGGAATGCTTGGCAGCTCTACATGCTCTGGCCCTGTTAAGTGAGAGGGGACAGACACATTGTTTGTAGCAGTTTCATAGGCATTTGCTCTGGCTACTTCCCATGCTGCTTTAGAAAAAGGGGTATATACCTTGTAGGGAGTTCCAGTAGCGGTGCTGACTTCCCAAGGTTCAGTGAGTAAAAAACCTGGGTGGCTATGCACTTCAAGCCCCTGCTCGCGGAGATTTTTTTT from the Corynebacterium crudilactis genome contains:
- a CDS encoding lipocalin family protein; amino-acid sequence: MRISSKLVTTALLSAISIFGIATAHAQDIFDGGRLAGGSSQVSNLSSVPENQALPEVENSIDLERYQGTWYQIAAIPQPYSLQCSHDTTAEYGMIDSSTISVTNSCGTLFGPSVIEGSAKVVSNASLKVSFPGVPFQSEDNQANYRVTYIEDDYSLAIVGSPSRSSGFILSRTPTLSSEQWSHIRNITENRGWWPCAFITVPATGGLNTATPLCIL
- a CDS encoding SDR family oxidoreductase; the encoded protein is MDNQLRPTLHYQAKNPHQRVLVTGATGYIGGRLITELLAAGFQVRATSRKKTSLQRFDWYQDVEAVEADLTDSTELGTLLKDVDVVFYLVHSMGGKNVDFEEQEQRTAENVIQAADQAGIKQIVYLSGLHPRNRKIEELSKHMRSREKVAQILLAGQTPALILRAATIIGSGSASFEIIRHLTERLPRMIAPQWITNQIEPLAIRDVLHYLISAVDLANPVNHSCDIGCGKSYEFAELLRIYADVRGLKRHVNSVPLNLPMDKLSGLWISLVTPVPYQLSFPLAQSMAEDAVTEEHSIKDIIPDPPDGFIEYREAVELALAAESDRGVPTSWDRSWTIQQPWASQPTDPEWAGKSVYEDVRTEDTDLQAAQVWPIIEGLGGANGWHSAPLLWRLRGIADRLIGGPGLGGRRDPRHLKLGDRIDWWRVTEIDPPNRLVLTAEMKVDGDAWLILEVKDNEGGGCTYTQRAVFEPKGLPGYLYWWVVSPFHAIIFPYMRSNILKAAHKLI
- a CDS encoding cryptochrome/photolyase family protein codes for the protein MNANASVFILNSLAIHDPQSSPTLLWFRDDLRLSDNAALKWAADHGPVIGLFIDETINRSIGAAARWWREQSLNALAQDLSSYGVPLLRRIGNPLEILPKIVSEIEVKAVTWNRRYHQPLCEVDATLKKNLREQGLEVHSHPGFLLTEPWEVSTATGTPYKVYTPFSKAAWEVARANAYETATNNVSVPSHLTGPEHVELPSIPEIEQPFWATKLVKDCAPGEKNASEKLFDFLEHLQDYPQARDSLARSATSKLSAHLRFGEISIHRVWAETAAIDSEGTELFLKELLWRDFAWHRLYALPHMDTQNVRTQFNRFGWSWDPSEKDKLNTPSTPLTSTKADQFHEDLAAWRAGKTGIPLVDAGMRELWSTGSMHNRARMVVASFLTKNLQIHWRHGEEWFWETLVDADPASNAFNWQWAAGSGDDASPYFRIFNPATQAKKFDPDETYIRRWIPEYGTPAYPDPIVDLKESRQIALDAYTAIK